A single Ignavibacteriales bacterium DNA region contains:
- the ybaK gene encoding Cys-tRNA(Pro) deacylase yields MSKTNAVRILESKGIPYTLHEYEVDESDLSGETVARKVGAESDEVFKTLVTIGDKTGVTVFVIPVTAELNLKKAATASGNKKIEMAKLKDVFDLTGYIRGGCSPVGMKKHYPVYLDELSGLFDAIYVSAGVRGTQMRLKPEDLARATDAVTADLI; encoded by the coding sequence TTGAGCAAAACCAATGCGGTAAGGATTCTGGAATCAAAAGGTATTCCTTACACCCTGCACGAATATGAGGTTGATGAAAGCGACCTGAGCGGCGAAACAGTTGCAAGGAAAGTCGGCGCTGAAAGTGATGAAGTATTTAAAACTTTGGTCACCATCGGGGATAAAACCGGTGTGACGGTATTTGTGATTCCCGTGACCGCAGAGCTGAATCTGAAAAAAGCAGCCACAGCCTCAGGGAATAAAAAAATTGAAATGGCTAAGCTGAAAGACGTTTTTGATCTGACCGGATATATACGCGGCGGATGCTCCCCCGTTGGCATGAAAAAGCACTACCCGGTCTATCTGGATGAACTGAGCGGCTTGTTTGATGCCATTTACGTCAGCGCGGGTGTCCGCGGAACCCAGATGCGGCTTAAACCTGAAGATCTGGCACGCGCAACGGATGCAGTGACAGCAGATCTGATCTGA